GTGCTCAGGAAAAGTTTTCCAATTGCTCTGCGGTTTTCCTTAATGACCAAATGATTGTGGAGGAATATTCTGATGTGGCTAAAGCCAGGATTTCGAAAGATTCCCAAGGGCTAATCTCGGCCGGAACTGTAAGCTTGGGGGATGTTTCAAAAGGTGAAAAGAAAGCCGAAATCACAGGAAAATTTGAATTTGGCGTAGCCATCAAAGATGGAAACACGGGTACGATTATGATGTATTCAGCCCAAACTTTTAAGAAAATTGAAGCAGACAAAATCCTTTCCAAATGCAAAAAAGGCGATGCCATTGTAATTCTTACCACCAAAGATCAATATGCTCTGCCGCACAATGAGATTTTGGTTTATTAATAAATGGCGTTTAGTTAAGAAAAATACTACCTTAAACCTCACCCTAAATCCCTCTCCAGAGTGAGAGGGACTTAAAATTTGTGTTAACTAAACGACATTGGTTTATTAAGTATAAAAACATCAATTTTGAAAAGGGCCGGCACTTGTTGGTTCTTTTTTATTTTTACAAAAACCTTTAAAATTCACATATAATTGATGAAATTTCGGGTAAAATTCAACCTTAATGAAAAAATCTATCATTTTGAGTTTTCTGCTTATTACAGGAAATATTTTTGCTCAAAAATCGCCCACTAGCCTTTTTAATGGTAAGGATCACACCGGATGGCATATTGATGTTCCGGCACTGGATAATAACCCTTCAGGGAAGTCGCCATTTATTGTCAGAGACGGTAAAATGGTTTGCCTGGCCGAGCCACAAGGGCATATTATCACCGACAAGGTATATGAAAACTACGAACTCACCGTAGAATATCGTTTCGCCGGAAAGCCCGGAAACTGTGGCGTGCTGGTGCATGCTTCTACGCCAAGAATTCTTTATAAAATGTTTCCAAAGTCTATCGAATGCCAGCTCATGCACGATAACGCCGGAGATTTCTGGTGCATAGGAGAGGATGTGGTTACGCCCGATATGGAAGCTCGAAGGGGTAAAAAAGAGGATTGGGGTGTGACCGAAGGGAAAGAAAGACGGGTGAAAAACTTGACGGATAATTCAGAAAAACCACTTGGAGAGTGGAACACCATTAAAGTGCGATGTGAAGGGAACAAAATCACTGTTTGGGTAAATGGAGACCTTGTAAATGAAGGCGTTTCAACTGCCAGTAAAGGTCAAATTGCTCTGCAAGCCGAAGGCTCTGAGGTGGAGTTTAGAAAAGTGGAATTGATGGGTTTGTGAGAGAAATTTTAAGAAAAATATGATTTTATTTAAAGATATTTTTACCTTTAAATAATCAATTTTGATACATCACTTTTTTATAAATAAAATGTCTTCTCCCACAATAAAAAGCACAATAATTTTTATTTATTTATTTTTTATTTCAAATCAGGTTTTTTCTCAAACAATCTTTAAAAAGGGTTATTATTTAAAAAAGGATGGATTGAGAGTCGAATGTTTGATTCTTG
The sequence above is a segment of the Cytophagaceae bacterium genome. Coding sequences within it:
- a CDS encoding DUF1080 domain-containing protein — protein: MKKSIILSFLLITGNIFAQKSPTSLFNGKDHTGWHIDVPALDNNPSGKSPFIVRDGKMVCLAEPQGHIITDKVYENYELTVEYRFAGKPGNCGVLVHASTPRILYKMFPKSIECQLMHDNAGDFWCIGEDVVTPDMEARRGKKEDWGVTEGKERRVKNLTDNSEKPLGEWNTIKVRCEGNKITVWVNGDLVNEGVSTASKGQIALQAEGSEVEFRKVELMGL